In the genome of Bradyrhizobium sp. CIAT3101, one region contains:
- a CDS encoding DUF192 domain-containing protein — MKLDRTTVWSLARGWLAAVLVVAGFAVASAPAGAASFQPLEIVTKNGVQVFSVEMATTDEEKQTGLMYRKELADGKGMLFDFNPEQEVSMWMKNTYVSLDMIFIRADGRILRIAENTEPLSTKIISSKGPARAVLEVVAGTAQKYGIRPGDRVGHPLFGSK; from the coding sequence ATGAAGCTTGATCGAACCACTGTCTGGTCCCTCGCCAGGGGCTGGCTTGCCGCCGTTCTCGTCGTTGCCGGCTTTGCCGTCGCAAGCGCGCCCGCCGGCGCCGCCAGCTTCCAGCCGCTCGAGATCGTCACCAAGAACGGCGTGCAGGTGTTCTCGGTGGAGATGGCGACCACCGACGAGGAGAAGCAGACCGGTCTGATGTACCGCAAGGAATTGGCCGACGGCAAAGGCATGCTGTTCGACTTCAATCCCGAGCAGGAAGTCTCGATGTGGATGAAGAACACCTATGTCTCGCTCGACATGATCTTCATTCGTGCCGACGGGCGCATCCTGCGCATCGCCGAGAATACCGAGCCGCTCTCGACCAAGATCATTTCGTCGAAAGGTCCCGCCCGGGCCGTCCTCGAGGTGGTGGCGGGAACAGCGCAGAAATACGGCATCCGTCCCGGCGATCGCGTCGGCCATCCCCTGTTCGGCAGCAAATAG